Below is a window of Chanodichthys erythropterus isolate Z2021 chromosome 19, ASM2448905v1, whole genome shotgun sequence DNA.
ATGATTTGTACAAAACAATTTGAAAGCTTGAAACCAAACTTACAATACGAAAGTTAAAATTTAGACACATATCAAGAACCTGTTGATATTAGGAGCTCCAGAAAATCAATAATGAGGTGCTTTAAAAGGATTTGACAAAAGGGCGGGAATTAAGAACCCTAAACTCAaagcaaaaaacatttctttaggAAGATATGGTTCTAAATAGAACTATTATTATgtgtaaagaacctttaaagagCTATGtctttttttaagagtgtaggcAGTTTAATAAAAAGAGTGTCATCATCCAAAGCAGTTGCTGCTTTTTAAAAGACATTTGTATGCAGCGTCTGAACCCTTGTGTTTACTTTAGAGACCAAACTGCAGCAGTAAGACCAAACTGTCTGTCGTACGCCTCCACCTGCAACCCACCCCTCACCACCAACTGAGAGTGAAGGACTGAGCTGAGGGCAAAGGCCAACATTAAACAAGATATCAAATCCTTTTTGTATAACCTAACTATAAATCCAGTATTCCTCATTCGGTCAATGTTAAATCCATATATGGATAGCAGTAGTGGTACAGACAGTCCATATATGGTTGTGCCATTGCATCATACAAGTTTTggcattcattttcatttttacctTCCTCTTTTCTTGTGGGAAATCAACCTTACATCAGCTCAGTTAGCTGGTAGATCCACGAGGtcttagtttaaaaaaaaattaatataggATAGTGTAATATACATTTTCCAAACCATGCGGGAATGCTTgaacatataacataacataacataacataacataacataacataacataacataacataacataacataacataacataacataacataaaacatataacataaacatataacataacatataacgtgacataacataacatataacaacacaacacaacaacataacatataacaacatataacataacataacaacataCCAACATCATATAacatataacaatatataatataacatacataacatataacaacaaaatataacaacaaCATAACATATAACAACACAGCACAACATACcataacaatatataatataacatacatAACATATTACatgacataacataacataacataacatttaaCGTAAAACACATAGCATAACAACATATAACAacatataacacataacataacaataTATAACATCATCATATAACATATAACAACATATAgcatataatataacataacataacatacataacataaaacatataacataacaaCATATAGCAAAAATCTCAACTATGTCACTGTTGTTTTTAATCATACTGTACTGTCTCTGTTATagctcatattttttttttttatcataattttttttgggggggggaatgctgtttttaatatatatccTCAGGACAAATTGTTTATGTTGTAGTTTTAGATAAATTTGCCACACTCAAGGAGACATATGAGATTACTACGGTTATTTTCTCGGGAGGAACATCTAAGTAGTGGCAGACTTCAGTGATAGTCTCCAATTAATCCCATTACTGTCTAGGAGAATTATTCAAGATATTAAAGAAATATCATTTATGACTTTTTTGTGGGTCAGTAATGTGATGCAGAACAATAAGAATCACAGATATCTGTCATTTCAGACACAACCCAATGTCTAAAAGCTTCTAGCTTTAGATTTTTCTTACAGTTTTAGCCATTTGAAAGTTACAGTCAATAATGAAGCAGAAATAGTTCATTGATGTTTTAGGTTTGATGTGCTaagcaatgtgtgtgtgtatgagaaaCAGACGAGTGTTTATTTAGCCAGTGTGTTAAGACCAGGAGTGCTGGGCCCAAAAGATGGACCCTGAAGAAACAGAAGAGGAGGGATGAAGTGTGAAGACCTCACCATTTGGTAAACGTGTGAAGGTGCACTCACCTATATAATACACAAGGAGACAAACGCAGAGGCATTAGAAGAGAAGACACAGAAAGAAACAGGCTGGTAAGAAGACAGCAGAAGACTTTGAAACTATTTCTCCATTATGAAAGCTCAATGAGCGGGGTGTTGATTTGATACTGATAAACTCGAAAGTGAAGCAAGGACAAAAGGACGTCTACTAGAAACATGCTGGGTGTGGAAATGTACCCTAGTTTGGCACTAGGACCTCAGAGACTGAGCGACTGCTATTATAGAGGTAAGAGAGAGTTCAGATCTTTCAATGCAATGGGAAAAATCATAGAAGGGAGCAGAAATGTGCATGCATTTAATTTAGTATCTGAGTGTTTATAGCATAAAGGTTCTAAAAGGAGGTTTTCGCAGCGATGCCAAAGAACCACCATTTTGGGTTCCCCAACCAATTCTTAaaagagacatttttttttcttagtgtatAATATAAAGacccaataaagaaccttttgtgcataGGAAAGGTTCTGGTTCCATGGAACCAAAGATGCCAAAaaggaacctttatttttaagagtgctgAGTGGTTGGAAGAACTAAGTCTCAAATATTTActccccagtttcacagacaaggtttaagcctagtcccagactaaaatgcatgtttgagctgttaactgaaagcaacttgcactggcATGTCTTAAAATATGTCTGCCATTGTTTTCTCTCAAGAtgcaccagtaatgtttttttctaagaaatgtttataaaagctacttaaatgtcctaattcaACTAAAGCCTAATCTTGGCTTAATCTTGGCTTAATCTAAGagctgtctgtgaaaccaggccttaaggtgatgatacacggggcaactttttgagcaatgttgccaggTGATGTCACCGAGTGATGTTCCtcgggcactttcccattgagaatgggcaacaaatttctatCTGGATACTTTAGATTGAAATAAGTTtcccattctcaatgggaaagtgcccgaGGAACATCACTCGGTGACATCGCCTGGCAACATTGCTTGAAAAGTTGCctcgtgtatcatcacctttagtgTTGTATAGAAATAAGCAGTGCATTAGAAGAAATTTCCAGTATGTTTCACTGATAAAACACTCATCAAGCTATTATTAAACACGTTGGGACATCACAGAAATTGACGTCTAGCTCTTTAATTAAAAAGGTTCCAAAATTGGCGATGCCGATTTCACTGAAAATCTTttagtgaacagttcttaaaataaccattttattCTCtagtgcactctaaaaaatgatgggctaaatatggacaaacccagggattgggttgatttcacccagccatttttttcaaacaattttggatttatttttttagccagcaatatagcaATATCgaaaaaggcatgtttttgttAACCCCCAAATaagggcaaatttgtggggtattttatgctgaaacttgaccagaccagagacttaaattacatcttgtgaaagagggcataataggtgccctttaacccaatcTGCTGGGTTTGTCTGTATTtaacccagcttgggttgtttttaacccatcattttttagagtgtataaaggacattttaataatctaaagaaccttttccactataaagagcctgttgtgcaatggaaagtttccatggatgttaaatgtTCTTCATGGAACTGCTAATTCTTACACACTGCTTCCTGTCTGCCCATCTCTCCTGTAGATCGCGAACCCTCAGCACATGTTCCGTTGTATCCCACTACATGTGACATGGCAGCCCGTGGGCTTCCCCCTCGACTGCTGCAGCCACCTCCTGCCACTGCAGAGGCTCCTGGGACTCCAAAGGATAATGTCAAAATGGAGCTTGAGAATGCGTCACTGTGGAAACAGTTCAGCACCGTTGGCACTGAGATGATTGTCACTAAGAAGGGCAGGTGAGCACATTTTGAGCATGGGAAGAATATATGCATCAGCAAATCCTACGACACATTTGGTCATTTCATTGTTTTAACCTTTCTCATCCTTCTCTGTTTCTCAGGAGAATGTTTCCACAGCTGCGAGTGAAGCTGTCAGGGCTGAACCCAACTCTGCGTTACATTCTTCTTTTAGACATTGTACCTGTTGATTCCTCTCGCTATCGTTTCCAAGACAACAGCTGGCAGGTGGTTGGCGGCGCAGAGGCTCGGCTGCCAGACCGCGTCTTCATCCATCCAGACTCACCTGCAACAGGAGAACACTGGCAGAATCGAAGCATATCCTTCCACCGGGCCAAACTCACCAATAACACCCTGGACGCACAAGGATATGTGAGTAAAAAGGCATCTTTCAATACCTGTTTTAAAATTTTCTATAaaggtacactctaaaaatgctgggttgtttcaactcaTGTTCAAATATGGATAAACCCAACCAttggtttaaatgtttaaacccaatggttggggttgtccatatttgacccaatcgtttgttgaaacaacccagcatttttttgagtgcTACAATTAtcctattatttttaattttggtaACACTCTATAGTAACTTTTAACAGTGTAATATGTCAACACAGTAATgggtaattaaaatgaaatagaaTACTTTAAAATAGACACTTCTATAATATAAATTCAAATACAGTGGCTCCAAAAACAATTTGTGAACTTGAATGAATTTCATTGCATGAATAATACGATCTTAAACATATTAAACAATGTTTgtgagtgtaaaaaaaaaaaggatgcaaGACGTATTCATTATTGAACTGTTTAtctattattgttttaataaaatgccATTTGGTATGCtattatgtgattttttttaatacccaAAATGTTTTTGAGTCACTGTATATTCACATTTGAACTATTAAGCACTATAAAATGTTTGTTCAtgacataataataaaacacattatAAAGTGTTGTTTATGTAATGGGCATCATGACATTATGTTAAACATAATTCCCCTGTGTCTCAGCAATACCACAACTGTAGTCATGATTTCCCACACTCTTTTTTCTAGATCATTCTCCATTCCCTACATCGATACCAGCCACGAGTCCATGTGATCGAAGCCCGCGATGTGCTGATGTGGGGAAGAGCACAGCACTCTTTCACCTTCCCTGAAACACAGTTTATTACAGTCACTGCATACCAGAACAGCAAGGTGAAAGCAAAATTTCTCagataaatatatcaaatacaTTTAACACTATGAAAAAGTACATATTTTTTCTCCATTAGTACACAATTCCTGACTGTTttcttgaaaaatatttttattcttataTTCTCCTAGATCACTGAACTGAAAATAAACTCAAATCCTTTTGCAAAAGGCTTTAGAGAGAATGGCATGAACTGCAAGAAGTAAGTTAAACACATAAACaccaatattaattaataattaaataacagTATACATTATTTCTTAATTATACACAAATACCTCTTAAGACACCTGAACTGAAAgcataatattttttcttttgttttcctcAGACAAAGGGAGGCAAGGCTGAAGAGGAAAATTACAAGCAATCAAGAGGAATCTTTGGATATTGGTGAGGATCATGATGTATTGTTTTGTAATCTTACAAAACTAagacacaaataaaaatagtgTCCAAGTTTTGTTACCAAGTTTTTAATACTTAAATTTGTTCTGTTCACAAAATAATACTTTACTACAAAATTTTTTTCTTGGTTTCTCCTGCTTATGAAACACTTTTCCCTCTTTCAGAGTCATGTGACCCATGTGATTCCACTGAGCTCCTCCCACAATCGGTGGAACTCCCAAGCTCCGCCCTCACCATCATAAACTCCGCCCTCCCAATTACAGATTCAGGTTTTCATACAGAAGTACCATCCCTCCCAGATCAAACAGTCTCTAACCAACCACTTGTCCTTGGACAAGCATTCTTGACCGCTGAGATTCCCTCTTCAATGGAAAGTCAACCACAGACAACCcctgaaaataatgtaaacaacacattGATGGATGGGTAAGTCTATATGCTTATGAACAGCAATTTTTATCAAACactttttcaatgtttttgagCAGGGTATCAAAGACAGTCTTACTTTTTGTTACAGGTCTGGTCAAATGATGGGCCTTTCTGAATACACATCATCTTTCCCAACTGCTCAGCTCAGTTCCTCATCACATGCATCAGTGCCTTTGCCTCAGTCATCTTCCATCTATTCCATGGTGTCCTCTACACAGAACTCTGACCTTGAGCTCCCCCAGCCCTCCACAATTTCATCAACATATTCCTCTATACCTTCATCAGACTATCCTGGCTTAAATTCCTCTACGACTATGCCCTCCTCTACGACCTCTCCCCCTGGCTCTTCGTACCCTCCCATCTCTCACTCCACCTCTCCACACCTTCTCCCCTCATCTTCCTACCACTCTATTCTTCCGACTGACCAATCCCAAGACAACCTAAGTCCCCATACACCTACAAATCCACCTTTCCAATCTATCCCCCCCTCTTCTTGTCAAGGTTCTGGGTTAACTATTGACCCTGGCCAAAATCAGGTGGATGACAGTGGATTGAACTCATCCAATGAAACAACTCCTGCTATCCAAAACCCAAACCAAACAGCCTTTCCCTTCCCTCCAGTTCAGTCCTCAAACGAACCAGACCCAACATCCCCTCCATGTCAAAGTCTACCCCAATCTGCCCTACCCTTCCAACCGGTGTCGCAGTGCAACCCTAACCCGATCCACACCCCTTCTGACCCAAATACGACACCAACTGCATTCCCCTTCCCTCCAGCAGCACAGTCCACCCCTAACTCTATAATGATGCCTTCCAATCCAAACCCATCAATCTTCCCATTTCCCCCTGTTCAACAGATCTCTAACCTCAACATGAGTACCCTTGGATGTACTCAAACTCCAACAACTGGTTCTTTTCCAGTTTACCAATCCTCAGGTCTGAGCACTATTTCAGCAATTCCAAACCCAGTTCATCCAACAACTGGATCCTTCTCCTTCCCTTCCACCAATGTTATCCATCAAGGACCTATGCAGTCGACTACCAACACACTGCACCCTACCACAGCATTCCCGGTCCACTCATTCCCTGCATCTCTGCCAAAACACACTACTCCTGGCTCTCTCCCAAACCCTGCACCAGCAACATCTCACACTTCTTACCCCTTCGCAACTTCTATCCCATCTGCTCCACATCCTTTCCAGAGTTTGACTCTTCCCCCATCTAGCTCGATCCATGGTGTCCCTGCGATCCCGAATCCAACCCAAATTCAGTCTACCTTTCCCCAGTCATACCCTAACCCCTCCTTCCCTCATATTCCATCACAAGTGGGAAACCCCTCTCAAATCAACTCCCAGTCCTTTCCCCCAATCCAATCCTCAAGTACCTCTCAGTTAAATCCCCCGGTTCCTCCAATCTCAAACCATTCACAATGTCCTAACTCATCAAACGCATACCCTTCTGTAGCTCCCACTGAGATAGGCACCTTCTCGCAGCTCAATTCTGCTGCCCCCTATTTACCAGATATGGTACTGCACCCTTCCTTGCTCCCTCCTTTTGATCCCTCACTCTCCTCTTCTGCTCCCCCATCCCTTTATAACCATTTTCCTTCCTACTCTCTCCGTCTTTGTCAGGATCCTCGATCCTCCCTGCATTTACCCCTCAGGCATATTTACAGACAGCCACAGCATTCCCATGCTCATGGTCAGGGGCCCTACTTTGACCTTGGTGGAAGAGCAGTTTTCTGAGgataaatagaaaaataacatgtaaggCAAAGTTTGCAAGTATACTGCATCAATTAATGACTTTTGCTCTGAAGATGATGAAAGCACTGCACATTTTATGACTGCATTGGAGGTTATGTGagacaaaaaaagacaaacccAAACATTgtagtttaaaatgtaaaacttcTTTGTGTTTATGgttgaaaaataaaatcttatcTGTTCATGGGATTGTTAGAAggtttttagtaattttttatcCTAAACAATGTTTGATGAAGTTGAATAattctgtatatttttatttctatttgtattcataaattacaaaataaagtttgaatgagtttaactgtatttgttttaatttgtttttaaaatttgtaCACTTTTATACACTTAAACCACACTTACATTTtcgaatgtcattgcattaggATTACATACCAAAATGTGAAACCAAGTGGCATTTGCAAACTAACTCTGCAAGACCTTTCCTCAAAGTCCCCTGGATGTCCTAGCAAAGTAACCATATTGCACTAATATAGAGTAAAAAGTCACTgcacattaataaacattaattgtAAATATACTTAACAACATAACAGTGCTCCTCAtcctcattatgaaataaaatctATTAGTAAATCTAATTTCATTGGTCAAATACTTAATGAGGCAAACAGTTAACAGGTTAGTTTGGTTTTGCTCTATTCTTCAAATTGTAAGATAAAGTCACCCACTGAAATGCTTGACAAAAAATTAGGATATGGCTGATGCATTTTGCCAGACAGACACAAGAAAAGATAAGTGACTTACATGCAATTGGGTGCAGATAGTTAAGAAAGTAGAAAGTATTaaggtaattttattttacagtgccgtagttacatgttactacatgtacttactattgTGATAACaggaaattatgcataattacaagtaactaaccctaaaccaaaccctgactgtaactgtaactctaagtacatgtagttaattaatattactcagtacttattacAATGtatgagtaattacaatgtaactatggcactttaaaataaagtgtaaccagtaTTACACATTCAAATTGACAGAACATGACCTTaagaatataaaacaaaaacatttgaacaaaTCTGTGAAAACAATCCATCTCTCTCACAGTATTTTAACCATCAGCTCTGAGTATCAGTTAGGGTTGAATCCAGTTCTGCACAACATTTGCTCATGGTCAGGTGTTGAGAGTGGGTGTTCGTTAGAAACTGAGGAAAAGTCATTAAAGTCCAGGTGATAATTACCTCAACCCCCTCCTTCATTTTCCCACCTCCATTGATTTCTCTTTCCTCCTTTTCCATTTGGTGATGGACAAAGAGAGGGTTTAAAATAAGGTTAGGTAAACAGCACTCAAGCACAGGGTGGCGAGAGAGATActtcaaataaaatatcaaaccacTTTTCTAACATGTACTTATTTGATTTTTACATTGTGGTTGTTCTTGAACTGACAACCAAGGCAAATACCACTGAATGTGCAGGGTGATGAATTTAGGGTTTCTGATGTGgattttaatgtaatttggACTGATGAATTGTGCATTTTGATTCTAAAGCAATTTTATTTAGTATGACCAGGAACATCATTAGGAAAGGGCCAATCTTGATTCCATGTGCACTTCAATTCTAAATCATCAAAAAAGTCCACTAGAAGGCACTATTTTCCACATCTTAGAATGACTTCTGTCTTGAATGCAAGGCAGTAATTCGAGTTAGGATGTATTGAAAGTCTTTTGCCACTTGCCCTTTACCCtgaatttttttctcttttggaGTTTTTCTATCTGGCCCCTGAGATCTTTTCTTTGAGTCTGCGTCGGAGCTCCTGTCTGAGTAGATCTCTTTCCTTACGGATTCCCTGGAGCACAGTGCGGTTCTCCTGAGCCCTTCGCACCAGATATGGCAGTGTGTCGTCCACTGAGCCGTACGGCACTGACTTGTACACTGAGAAACCATGCTGGGCTGAGAGGAGAAGATGAATTTGAGAATTGAAGGGTGTTCCAGAGAGGCAAGGAAATGAATTCATTCAGTGCTATTGAATTAAATGAGACTTCTTACCTAGAGTAAGAGACACATGGTCACACATGCCCAGCAGCTGACCAAAACAGACAGAGTTTCCTTCTCTTTGAAGCCCCAACTCTTCCATCctaaaatacagaaacaacatACATATAAACGGCTGATAATGATTTGTCAGTGGAATGGGCGGTTTATGAAGATGTACCGTGTCACTGCCCGTCTGACTGATTCTTCATTGTGAGTGGCCACAATAATCATATAACGTTCAGGTTTCTCTGAAATGAGGTTCAGCATGATCTGTAGACATCCATTATAACTGCAAATAAATGAAGACAAAAGGCAAAACACAAAATGCAAGGGAAGAAAAGTAATTGTATTAGATTTTAATACATAAATTGtggtttatacattttatagatCACTATACATCACTATAAAAAATGTCATGATGTCAATCATAATCTTAAAATTCCCTGATATTTCCAGGTTATTAATTCCCATGGAATCTgcaaaattattacttttttttttttaccccataTTTAATGTCATTTGGAGTCTAAGAATCACCTGTCATTAGTATGTTCCCATGATTCATGAATTGGATCTGTTCGCCCTTCTTTTTGGGCTAGTTTTCTCTCTTTGTCCATGTAAGCACCTCTGACAAGTTTAACACCAATACAGAAAGCCTGATCAATGGATGTCTGAATGGCATCAAGTAATAGATTCTTTGATTCCTGTATGTGAAGAAACACAGTATATCTGTAAAGCCATTAGAGATACAGATTGtggtttttatacattttttcacTAAATAATGAAGGCTTGTGGCAACCTTAAGGTAGCACTGATATGTGTTCCAGATCCAGGCGCTTTGTTGATTGAATTTCTTCATCATTGCCATGGTGATGAGTGACAGGGCAGGATTCATGTAAGTGTACTCAGCATCCACCAGAACACGGACTTTATTAACACTTGCCTATAAACACAGTGTGTGTAGTATGTTTGATCATTTCCAACATTAATGTTCttttagctttaatattttgtcaACTTTTTTGTTACCTCTCCTATTTTGTTGAGTCTCCGAAGGCCTAATAGTAAGTGTGTGTTTTCACTCTCAGTCAGACCAGGAAACATGACTTCctattggttaaaaaaaaaaccatctAAAGCAATAAGAATTAAATAAACAGCTGATTATAATAAGCTTGTGGTGTACTacagaaaaaaaggtaaaatatCTGTACCTCTCCCTCCATGGCTCTCACAAGCATGTTCACATCATACTGCTCTGTCTTCAGCAGAGACG
It encodes the following:
- the tbx6 gene encoding T-box transcription factor TBX6, with protein sequence MLGVEMYPSLALGPQRLSDCYYRDREPSAHVPLYPTTCDMAARGLPPRLLQPPPATAEAPGTPKDNVKMELENASLWKQFSTVGTEMIVTKKGRRMFPQLRVKLSGLNPTLRYILLLDIVPVDSSRYRFQDNSWQVVGGAEARLPDRVFIHPDSPATGEHWQNRSISFHRAKLTNNTLDAQGYIILHSLHRYQPRVHVIEARDVLMWGRAQHSFTFPETQFITVTAYQNSKITELKINSNPFAKGFRENGMNCKKQREARLKRKITSNQEESLDIESCDPCDSTELLPQSVELPSSALTIINSALPITDSGFHTEVPSLPDQTVSNQPLVLGQAFLTAEIPSSMESQPQTTPENNVNNTLMDGSGQMMGLSEYTSSFPTAQLSSSSHASVPLPQSSSIYSMVSSTQNSDLELPQPSTISSTYSSIPSSDYPGLNSSTTMPSSTTSPPGSSYPPISHSTSPHLLPSSSYHSILPTDQSQDNLSPHTPTNPPFQSIPPSSCQGSGLTIDPGQNQVDDSGLNSSNETTPAIQNPNQTAFPFPPVQSSNEPDPTSPPCQSLPQSALPFQPVSQCNPNPIHTPSDPNTTPTAFPFPPAAQSTPNSIMMPSNPNPSIFPFPPVQQISNLNMSTLGCTQTPTTGSFPVYQSSGLSTISAIPNPVHPTTGSFSFPSTNVIHQGPMQSTTNTLHPTTAFPVHSFPASLPKHTTPGSLPNPAPATSHTSYPFATSIPSAPHPFQSLTLPPSSSIHGVPAIPNPTQIQSTFPQSYPNPSFPHIPSQVGNPSQINSQSFPPIQSSSTSQLNPPVPPISNHSQCPNSSNAYPSVAPTEIGTFSQLNSAAPYLPDMVLHPSLLPPFDPSLSSSAPPSLYNHFPSYSLRLCQDPRSSLHLPLRHIYRQPQHSHAHGQGPYFDLGGRAVF
- the prodh2 gene encoding hydroxyproline dehydrogenase translates to MCSLLRPPVLSRLISVRLKSVAASQSPAAKRGGDLCNPSSPGFLTFEDPQAFKVKSFWELFRALGVFRLCSFPALVNNCGKLMTFTRVVLGKRGFSMVVRPSVYAQFVAGETECEIADCMQKMSSLGLHPMLAVPIEEDLGESIGEQRYEDNLAAMLECVRMSHINGWSKNPMMQLKITALVSPELCVKLTSLLKTEQYDVNMLVRAMEGEEVMFPGLTESENTHLLLGLRRLNKIGEASVNKVRVLVDAEYTYMNPALSLITMAMMKKFNQQSAWIWNTYQCYLKESKNLLLDAIQTSIDQAFCIGVKLVRGAYMDKERKLAQKEGRTDPIHESWEHTNDSYNGCLQIMLNLISEKPERYMIIVATHNEESVRRAVTRMEELGLQREGNSVCFGQLLGMCDHVSLTLAQHGFSVYKSVPYGSVDDTLPYLVRRAQENRTVLQGIRKERDLLRQELRRRLKEKISGAR